Proteins encoded together in one Planctomyces sp. SH-PL14 window:
- a CDS encoding ExbD/TolR family protein — MSRRKHKKKQEKVELNLAAMLDMAFQLLTFFIFSFKPDPREGQLNLRLPKPEPVAMAKDGQQAGSDTNNSNPVAGIETLVISIPSNGGNIDGILIGSVADGNNVGGPNGLDGWFKGQMDGGDFPFKQVILQVGSKLRYSELMRVVDTCIRQTLPDGSKLTKLSFVELPEGG, encoded by the coding sequence GTGAGCCGCAGAAAACACAAGAAGAAGCAGGAGAAGGTCGAGCTCAACCTGGCCGCCATGCTCGACATGGCGTTCCAGCTGCTGACATTCTTCATCTTCAGCTTCAAGCCCGATCCCCGCGAAGGGCAGCTCAACCTGCGTCTTCCGAAGCCCGAACCGGTGGCGATGGCCAAGGACGGGCAGCAGGCGGGTTCGGACACGAACAACTCGAACCCGGTCGCCGGGATCGAGACGCTGGTGATTTCGATCCCCTCCAACGGAGGAAATATCGACGGAATTCTCATCGGAAGCGTGGCGGACGGGAATAATGTGGGTGGACCCAACGGCCTCGACGGCTGGTTCAAGGGACAGATGGACGGCGGCGATTTCCCCTTCAAGCAGGTGATCCTGCAGGTGGGATCGAAGCTGCGGTATTCCGAACTGATGCGGGTGGTCGACACCTGCATCCGCCAGACGCTCCCGGACGGTTCCAAGCTGACGAAGCTCAGCTTCGTCGAACTTCCCGAAGGTGGCTGA
- a CDS encoding ExbD/TolR family protein, protein MSGGGGDGAEPDLTPMLDMVFQLITFFMLVTNMKAAALDLNLKLPVVGSARPVDTKGVEELLILNVTSDGKINQYGIVKDPGPYIASEAQVSRMTANKAGGKLEAGDELPTRVVIRCDRATTFASLFEVIKLCQDQGFVQFALRAMDREADK, encoded by the coding sequence ATGAGCGGCGGCGGTGGAGACGGGGCAGAGCCCGACCTGACTCCCATGCTCGACATGGTGTTCCAGCTCATCACGTTCTTCATGCTCGTCACGAACATGAAGGCGGCTGCGCTGGACCTGAACCTCAAGCTCCCCGTGGTGGGATCGGCCCGGCCGGTCGACACCAAGGGGGTCGAGGAACTGCTGATCCTGAACGTCACGAGCGACGGGAAGATCAACCAGTACGGCATCGTGAAGGATCCTGGCCCCTACATCGCCAGCGAAGCCCAGGTGAGCCGCATGACCGCCAACAAGGCGGGGGGCAAGCTGGAGGCGGGGGATGAGTTGCCGACCCGCGTCGTGATCCGTTGCGACCGCGCGACGACGTTCGCCTCGCTGTTTGAAGTCATCAAGCTCTGCCAGGACCAGGGCTTCGTGCAGTTCGCCCTCCGGGCGATGGACCGGGAGGCGGACAAGTGA
- a CDS encoding MotA/TolQ/ExbB proton channel family protein, with protein sequence MSFSVERLRRIALAAALLVLGLAALTTAPKVYAQEAAPAAAPAAAPAAPAPAAGGHEAPPSDESFIWWVIKTSGSIGLFLLILSIYFVSTVSKLFVDMRPEKVMPPEIVEESKALVEKRDFKGVYNLVKADNSAYSKIVTAGLHEMGAGVSEARGAMERTAEVITAENEKRISMLAVLGSLGPMIGLLGTLQGMIGAFSVIARSDTQIKASEVAGEISKALLLTFEGVMLSIPAIYFFAVFRNRITVLGANALLAADELIGKLANAVRQRPAGGGAPAAAPASPAQ encoded by the coding sequence TCCCAAGGTGTACGCTCAAGAAGCGGCGCCGGCCGCCGCCCCCGCCGCGGCTCCGGCGGCCCCTGCTCCTGCCGCCGGGGGACACGAGGCCCCGCCGTCCGACGAATCGTTCATCTGGTGGGTCATCAAGACCTCCGGCTCGATCGGCCTGTTCCTCCTGATCCTCTCGATCTACTTCGTGTCGACCGTCAGCAAGCTGTTCGTCGACATGCGGCCCGAGAAGGTGATGCCCCCCGAGATCGTCGAGGAGTCGAAGGCGCTCGTCGAGAAGCGGGACTTCAAGGGGGTCTACAACCTCGTGAAGGCCGACAACTCGGCCTACAGCAAGATCGTGACCGCCGGCCTGCATGAAATGGGCGCGGGCGTCAGCGAAGCCCGCGGAGCGATGGAGCGGACCGCGGAAGTGATCACCGCCGAAAACGAAAAGCGGATCAGTATGCTGGCGGTCCTGGGAAGCCTGGGCCCCATGATCGGGCTGCTCGGAACGCTCCAGGGGATGATCGGGGCCTTCTCCGTCATCGCCCGGTCCGACACGCAGATCAAGGCGAGCGAAGTCGCCGGCGAAATCTCGAAGGCCCTCCTGCTGACCTTCGAAGGGGTTATGCTCTCGATCCCCGCGATTTACTTCTTCGCCGTGTTCCGCAACCGGATCACCGTCCTGGGAGCCAATGCCCTGCTCGCCGCCGACGAACTGATCGGCAAGCTGGCGAATGCGGTCCGGCAGCGTCCCGCTGGCGGCGGGGCTCCCGCTGCGGCTCCGGCCTCTCCTGCCCAGTAA